A window from Candidatus Poribacteria bacterium encodes these proteins:
- a CDS encoding anaerobic sulfatase maturase, which yields MNGFGLLIKPSSAECNMNCLYCFYHGRPTDPYAGRKGRRMSDEVLREMIKQYMNMVDMASLSWQGGEPLLMGLDFFQAAVNYEIKFGRSGQIVGNSVQTNGVLINAEWARFFNRYKFLIGLSLDGPKEIHDRFRTYYDGRGSYDDVMRAAEILRMYRVEFNVLAVVNSYNVKYPELLFDFFVSEGFQFLQFIPCTERDPRTGKMTPFSVGPEEYGDFLCALFDKWYNNGNPIVSIRLFDGILSSMLGMPPGMCMLEDHCGDYVVVEYNGDVYPCDFFVQEDMFLGNLLETPLSRIVETDKFKWFRNLRRGDFPECKVCRWNEICHNSCPRFRYVNGGFNERSYLCDAFRRFFKHSYRRFRILRDKLRRRGF from the coding sequence ATGAACGGATTTGGTCTTCTGATTAAACCGAGCTCTGCCGAGTGCAACATGAACTGCCTTTACTGTTTCTACCACGGCCGGCCTACCGATCCTTATGCCGGTAGAAAGGGACGTAGGATGAGCGATGAGGTGCTCAGGGAGATGATCAAACAGTACATGAACATGGTCGATATGGCCTCCCTCAGCTGGCAGGGCGGTGAGCCGCTGTTGATGGGGCTGGATTTCTTTCAGGCTGCCGTCAATTACGAGATAAAGTTCGGCAGGTCGGGACAGATCGTCGGGAACAGCGTCCAGACAAACGGCGTGCTTATAAACGCCGAATGGGCGAGATTCTTCAACAGATATAAATTCCTCATCGGACTGAGCCTGGACGGGCCGAAGGAAATCCACGATAGATTCAGGACGTATTACGACGGACGGGGAAGCTATGATGACGTGATGAGGGCGGCGGAGATCCTCAGAATGTACCGGGTCGAATTTAACGTGCTCGCTGTCGTAAACAGCTATAACGTCAAATACCCCGAGCTGCTCTTCGATTTCTTCGTCTCGGAAGGCTTTCAGTTCCTCCAGTTTATCCCCTGCACCGAAAGGGATCCCAGAACAGGTAAAATGACACCTTTTTCGGTGGGGCCGGAGGAGTACGGGGACTTCCTCTGCGCCCTGTTCGATAAATGGTACAACAACGGCAACCCGATCGTCTCCATCAGGCTATTCGACGGGATTCTCTCCTCCATGTTGGGCATGCCCCCCGGCATGTGCATGCTGGAGGATCACTGCGGCGATTATGTCGTGGTGGAATATAACGGGGATGTATATCCGTGCGATTTCTTCGTCCAGGAGGATATGTTCCTCGGCAACCTGCTCGAGACACCCCTGTCCCGGATAGTGGAGACGGATAAGTTCAAATGGTTCAGGAACCTTCGGAGGGGTGATTTCCCCGAGTGCAAGGTATGCAGGTGGAACGAGATATGTCATAACTCCTGTCCCAGATTTAGGTATGTCAACGGAGGATTCAACGAGAGAAGCTATCTGTGCGATGCGTTCAGAAGATTCTTTAAGCACAGCTATCGGAGGTTCAGGATATTGAGGGATAAGCTCAGACGCCGAGGGTTCTGA
- a CDS encoding zf-HC2 domain-containing protein yields MPGYNLKCEQVKPLLSAYLDRELPIWKIGLIRFHLRRCPECARQVAELQRTSLALRAWGEVRAPAEMRDKIMRRIQKFTVRYEASRARWKFRIMKVMAPLTALIVTLAWFLVIPFFYHSITRSRPVRSTEISVTVISESELSKIIGRGRS; encoded by the coding sequence ATGCCAGGATATAACCTGAAATGCGAACAGGTCAAACCGCTTCTCTCAGCATATCTCGACAGGGAACTACCCATCTGGAAGATAGGGCTTATAAGATTTCATCTGAGGAGATGCCCCGAATGTGCCCGGCAGGTTGCCGAGCTTCAGCGGACTTCCCTCGCGCTTAGAGCCTGGGGTGAGGTGAGGGCGCCCGCCGAGATGCGGGATAAGATCATGAGGCGAATCCAGAAATTCACCGTCCGGTACGAAGCCTCAAGGGCAAGGTGGAAGTTCAGGATCATGAAGGTCATGGCGCCGCTGACGGCTCTGATCGTAACCCTCGCGTGGTTCCTCGTCATCCCCTTCTTCTATCACTCGATAACCCGGAGCAGACCCGTGCGAAGCACGGAGATCTCGGTAACCGTCATATCGGAGTCAGAACTGAGCAAGATCATCGGCAGAGGGCGTTCCTAA
- a CDS encoding sigma-70 family RNA polymerase sigma factor, translating into MRSSDEELMLRCKNGDVNAFELLVSRYQDAVMNFIYHTIGDYHRAEDLCQETFIKVFKNARGYRSKNRFKSWLFKIAANLCRNELRYRRRHPSDSLERIIESEGNADIFVDTSPMPDELFERKERAMLVKRAIQSLPENQRLAIVMREYESLRYDEIAYALGCSVGAVKSIIHRARQNLRKILVRYGLEEGYNARI; encoded by the coding sequence ATGAGAAGCTCCGACGAGGAGCTGATGCTCCGATGTAAAAACGGCGACGTGAACGCCTTTGAGCTCCTGGTCTCCAGATATCAGGACGCCGTCATGAACTTCATCTACCATACCATAGGCGATTACCACAGGGCAGAGGATCTCTGTCAGGAGACCTTTATCAAGGTCTTCAAAAACGCCAGGGGATATAGATCTAAAAACAGGTTCAAAAGCTGGCTCTTCAAGATAGCGGCGAACCTGTGTCGGAACGAGCTCAGATATAGAAGGCGTCATCCCTCCGACTCGCTGGAACGGATCATCGAGTCGGAAGGAAATGCCGATATATTTGTAGATACATCGCCGATGCCGGATGAGCTTTTCGAGAGGAAGGAGAGGGCGATGTTGGTCAAGCGCGCGATCCAGAGCCTTCCCGAAAACCAAAGGCTGGCCATCGTGATGAGGGAGTACGAGTCGCTGAGGTACGACGAGATAGCCTATGCGCTGGGATGTTCGGTCGGCGCCGTTAAATCGATCATCCACAGGGCGCGTCAGAACCTGCGCAAGATCCTGGTGAGATACGGGCTTGAGGAGGGGTATAATGCCAGGATATAA
- a CDS encoding M42 family metallopeptidase, protein MIEPRRSFRLLRNLCETPGVPGREERIRALVIERMKDLVDLVKVDQMGNVIGIKRPEGVSNPKKVMIAAHMDEIGFLVNHIDDDGFLKFVPVGGFDARTLMNQRVVVHGFKRDLPGIMTLARKPIHLQPKDEKPPQVTDYYIDLGMPKRRVERYVRVGDPITMDRRVIAIGECVTGKAFDDRLGLYVMLQALKALEGHEVEIYAVATVQEEVGLRGAQTSAFGIDPDVGIALDVTISNDLPGSPAHERVTKLGEGTAIKIMDSSSISDYNLVQFLRNLAEKNGIKYQMEILPRGGTDSGAMQRARAGIPVATISIPTRYVHTTVEMAHWGDIDASVRLLASFLEKAHEGKFGYSEV, encoded by the coding sequence ATGATAGAACCAAGGCGAAGCTTTAGGCTTTTGAGAAACCTCTGTGAGACGCCTGGCGTGCCAGGTCGTGAGGAGAGGATCAGGGCGCTGGTGATCGAGAGGATGAAGGATCTGGTTGACCTCGTCAAGGTCGATCAGATGGGAAATGTCATAGGGATCAAACGACCTGAGGGCGTATCCAATCCCAAAAAGGTCATGATCGCCGCCCACATGGATGAAATCGGCTTCCTGGTTAACCATATAGACGATGACGGATTCCTGAAGTTCGTCCCCGTAGGAGGATTTGACGCCAGGACGCTGATGAACCAGCGAGTTGTGGTGCATGGATTCAAGAGGGATCTCCCCGGGATAATGACGCTGGCACGTAAACCGATACACCTTCAGCCGAAGGACGAGAAACCGCCCCAGGTGACCGATTATTATATCGACCTGGGAATGCCCAAAAGAAGGGTCGAGAGATATGTCCGCGTGGGTGACCCGATAACGATGGACAGACGCGTTATCGCCATCGGGGAATGCGTCACAGGCAAGGCGTTTGACGATAGGCTGGGGCTTTACGTCATGCTTCAGGCCCTGAAGGCCCTGGAAGGACATGAGGTCGAGATCTACGCCGTGGCGACGGTCCAGGAGGAGGTGGGGCTGCGGGGAGCTCAGACCTCCGCCTTCGGAATAGATCCGGACGTCGGGATAGCGCTGGACGTGACGATCTCCAACGACCTGCCCGGAAGCCCCGCCCACGAAAGGGTGACAAAGCTCGGAGAGGGCACGGCCATAAAGATCATGGACTCCTCCAGCATCTCGGACTATAACCTAGTTCAGTTCTTGAGGAACTTAGCCGAGAAGAACGGGATCAAATACCAGATGGAGATATTGCCGAGGGGTGGGACGGATTCGGGAGCGATGCAGAGGGCAAGGGCGGGGATACCGGTTGCGACCATCTCCATCCCCACTAGATACGTCCACACAACCGTGGAGATGGCCCATTGGGGGGATATCGACGCCTCAGTCAGGCTTCTGGCGTCCTTCCTGGAAAAAGCCCATGAGGGGAAGTTCGGATATAGCGAGGTGTAA
- a CDS encoding NAD(P)-dependent alcohol dehydrogenase, with protein sequence MRAALLYKPGDIRVGEIEEPKVQNPDDVLVKVEYVGICGSDVHYYAEGQIGDAVPEGPFIIGHEPAGVVLEIGSGVSSLKPGDRVAIDPAIHCGRCEACLEGNPNLCLNIRFFGTPPQQGAFREKLVHPEHLLFKLPPEISTAGGAMLEVYGVAIHAVDLGKVKPGYEVAVIGGGPVGLATAQIAALSGASRIFLSEPIPERREMAKKLGADVVIDPTGSDPVRLIMDLTGSRGVDVAFEAAGEAETFQQCIDVCKNGGMAVFIGIPSDDRIVLTASRARRKGLTIKMARRMKNVYQRAIRLAASGMIDPEAMISHLFPLERIAEAFEMLTGEGKGGIIKAMIEI encoded by the coding sequence ATGAGAGCGGCGCTGCTTTATAAACCCGGGGATATCAGGGTCGGGGAGATCGAGGAACCGAAAGTTCAAAATCCCGATGACGTGTTGGTGAAAGTGGAATACGTCGGGATATGCGGCTCCGACGTCCATTACTACGCCGAAGGTCAGATCGGAGACGCCGTCCCGGAAGGGCCTTTCATCATAGGACATGAACCCGCCGGTGTGGTGCTTGAGATCGGATCGGGTGTTAGCTCCCTTAAGCCGGGGGATCGGGTAGCTATAGATCCGGCTATACATTGTGGTAGATGTGAAGCCTGCCTTGAGGGCAATCCGAACCTATGTTTGAACATCCGCTTCTTCGGCACTCCTCCTCAACAAGGTGCTTTCAGGGAGAAGCTGGTACATCCCGAACACCTGCTTTTCAAACTTCCTCCTGAGATCAGCACGGCCGGGGGGGCGATGCTCGAGGTGTACGGCGTAGCGATCCATGCCGTCGATCTGGGCAAGGTGAAACCCGGATACGAGGTGGCCGTTATAGGGGGTGGACCTGTAGGGTTGGCCACGGCTCAGATAGCCGCTCTGTCCGGGGCGTCCAGGATCTTCCTGAGCGAGCCGATTCCCGAAAGACGCGAGATGGCTAAGAAGCTAGGCGCCGATGTGGTGATAGATCCCACCGGATCAGATCCCGTCCGGCTCATCATGGATCTGACGGGCAGCAGGGGGGTCGATGTCGCCTTTGAGGCGGCCGGCGAGGCCGAGACCTTCCAGCAGTGCATCGATGTCTGTAAGAACGGCGGCATGGCCGTCTTCATCGGGATACCGTCCGACGACAGGATCGTCCTCACCGCTTCCAGAGCCCGGAGGAAAGGGTTGACGATAAAGATGGCCCGCCGGATGAAAAACGTCTATCAACGTGCCATCAGACTCGCCGCCTCCGGAATGATCGATCCCGAGGCGATGATCAGCCATCTCTTCCCTCTGGAGAGGATCGCGGAGGCGTTTGAGATGTTAACGGGTGAAGGTAAGGGGGGAATAATCAAAGCTATGATAGAGATCTGA
- a CDS encoding PD40 domain-containing protein, whose protein sequence is MKGAVLAILLTLWFISTALCGDLVFTVRKPLNSLQGFKASIGIYSSGVGPSGVSKRWWEFFSQNIYTMNPDGTELRQLTDDNISIFPRWSPDGRYIAYISGPDGNQELWVMRGDGSGKRRLLGKQERINYFWWSPKSDQILVSVKPKRSVDRLEGWVVSVDGKDRKRMGSSEWAKGWNHWNEDGRILNPHPRLIPSLPKDAAWPFWTWDNKYIAFITSGVLALADVEGVIASGRWALGRDEPPCDEIYEWAPDGRRILFSARGYVCTAEVVRGRFKNLINVSNGRAAYATWNGDGTKIAYAARPGDRKSLEIFIVNPDGSNQVRITNTNYDHLYLDWK, encoded by the coding sequence TTGAAGGGGGCCGTGCTCGCTATACTTTTGACGCTGTGGTTTATTTCCACGGCGTTGTGCGGTGATCTGGTCTTTACTGTCAGAAAACCGCTCAATAGCCTCCAGGGGTTCAAAGCCTCTATAGGTATATACAGCAGCGGCGTGGGGCCTTCAGGGGTTTCCAAAAGATGGTGGGAGTTCTTCAGTCAGAATATATACACGATGAACCCCGACGGCACGGAGCTTCGTCAGCTCACCGACGACAACATCAGCATTTTCCCAAGATGGTCACCTGACGGCCGATATATAGCCTACATCTCCGGGCCTGATGGAAACCAGGAACTGTGGGTGATGAGGGGGGATGGCTCCGGCAAAAGAAGGTTGCTCGGCAAGCAGGAGAGGATAAACTACTTCTGGTGGTCGCCCAAAAGCGATCAGATCCTCGTCTCGGTTAAACCCAAACGAAGTGTGGATCGGCTGGAGGGATGGGTGGTGAGCGTAGACGGAAAGGATCGAAAGAGAATGGGCAGCAGCGAATGGGCCAAGGGATGGAACCACTGGAACGAGGACGGACGCATACTTAATCCCCATCCGAGATTGATCCCCTCTCTTCCCAAAGATGCCGCCTGGCCCTTCTGGACTTGGGATAACAAATATATCGCCTTCATCACCTCAGGCGTGCTCGCCCTTGCGGATGTCGAAGGCGTGATCGCATCGGGCAGATGGGCGTTGGGAAGGGATGAACCCCCCTGCGATGAGATCTACGAATGGGCGCCGGATGGTAGGAGGATCCTCTTCTCGGCCAGAGGTTATGTCTGCACCGCAGAGGTGGTCAGGGGGAGATTTAAAAACCTGATCAACGTCAGTAACGGAAGAGCGGCATACGCGACGTGGAACGGCGATGGAACTAAGATAGCCTATGCGGCTCGTCCAGGTGACAGGAAATCCCTGGAGATCTTCATCGTCAACCCCGACGGAAGCAACCAGGTTAGAATAACAAACACGAATTACGATCACCTCTATCTGGATTGGAAGTGA
- the argB gene encoding acetylglutamate kinase, producing MNELISKAKVLIEALPYIRRFYGTTMVIKYGGSAMIEDELRESVIQDVVLLKFVGMNPVLVHGGGPMISRTMEKLGKKSRFVNGLRVTDGETMEIVEMVLAGVINKQIVSLINQHGAKAVGICGKDASFILAKKHMPKPDLDIGFVGEVVRINPGIIDTLISGGFIPVIAPIGVDEGGQTYNINADTVAGEIAAALKAEKLILLTDVRGILADREDENSLIPTIHEDEVERLKAEGVIAGGMIPKVKACLIALKGGVSKTHIIDGRIPHSILLEIFTESGIGTEIVG from the coding sequence ATGAATGAGCTCATATCCAAGGCGAAGGTTCTCATAGAGGCTCTGCCGTATATAAGAAGGTTTTACGGAACCACGATGGTGATAAAATACGGCGGCAGCGCTATGATCGAGGATGAGTTGAGGGAGAGCGTGATCCAGGATGTCGTGCTTCTGAAGTTCGTGGGGATGAACCCCGTACTGGTTCACGGCGGAGGACCTATGATAAGCCGGACGATGGAAAAACTCGGGAAGAAATCCCGCTTCGTCAACGGATTGAGGGTGACGGACGGCGAGACGATGGAGATCGTAGAGATGGTGCTCGCCGGGGTGATCAACAAGCAGATAGTCTCCCTTATAAACCAACATGGCGCTAAAGCTGTCGGAATATGTGGAAAAGACGCCAGCTTCATACTGGCAAAAAAACACATGCCCAAACCCGATCTGGACATAGGCTTCGTCGGGGAGGTGGTGAGGATAAACCCCGGGATAATCGACACGCTCATATCCGGAGGGTTTATCCCCGTGATCGCACCTATAGGTGTGGATGAGGGAGGACAGACCTACAATATAAACGCCGATACCGTCGCCGGAGAGATAGCTGCCGCCCTGAAAGCCGAAAAACTGATACTGCTCACCGACGTTAGGGGAATATTGGCCGATAGAGAGGACGAAAACTCCCTGATACCGACTATCCACGAGGATGAGGTTGAGAGGCTGAAGGCGGAAGGTGTGATAGCGGGCGGGATGATACCCAAGGTGAAAGCCTGTCTCATCGCCCTTAAAGGAGGGGTCTCCAAGACCCACATAATCGACGGCAGGATCCCTCACTCGATCCTGCTGGAGATATTCACCGAAAGTGGAATCGGAACGGAGATAGTGGGATGA
- the argJ gene encoding bifunctional glutamate N-acetyltransferase/amino-acid acetyltransferase ArgJ: MRELMGSITIVEGVLASGVSAGVKGSREKDLALIFCREPAVAAGVFTTNLMKAPPVLLTQSRVKSGRAQAIVANSGNANACTGKAGFEDARRMAQIAAEELKIAPEMVLVASTGVIGVRLPMDRIGKGIKQAVKSLSPKGGHNAARAIMTTDKLPKECAVSLMVSGKEVRIGGIAKGAGMIRPNMATMLCFLTTDVSITAEMLQSALKESVDLSFNRITVDGDMSTNDTVLILATGGAGNPQIKERDEAYNQFRKGLDYVTGKLARMIVEDGEGATKFVTVTIKGARDEKEAEMAARAVAESPLVKTAIYGMDPNWGRVAAALGYSGAVFDPEKVQIWFDDLLIVDNGVAADYDEEGAKRLFMKNNLRITVNLNAGDAEATIWTCDLTDEYIKINASYRS, encoded by the coding sequence ATGAGGGAGCTAATGGGTTCAATCACAATCGTGGAAGGGGTTTTGGCAAGCGGTGTCTCGGCTGGAGTCAAGGGATCGAGGGAGAAAGACCTTGCGCTTATCTTCTGTCGCGAGCCGGCCGTAGCGGCCGGAGTCTTCACCACGAATTTGATGAAAGCTCCGCCGGTGCTGCTGACACAATCCAGGGTTAAATCCGGCAGGGCTCAGGCGATAGTGGCTAACAGCGGAAACGCCAATGCGTGCACCGGTAAGGCGGGGTTCGAGGACGCAAGAAGAATGGCTCAGATAGCCGCCGAAGAGCTGAAGATCGCCCCGGAGATGGTCCTGGTCGCCTCAACAGGGGTTATAGGGGTGCGTCTGCCGATGGATAGGATAGGGAAGGGGATCAAACAGGCCGTTAAATCACTCAGCCCAAAAGGAGGACATAACGCAGCGAGGGCGATCATGACCACCGATAAACTGCCTAAGGAATGTGCCGTAAGCTTGATGGTATCCGGTAAGGAGGTCAGGATCGGCGGTATAGCAAAAGGAGCAGGTATGATCCGTCCCAATATGGCCACTATGCTCTGCTTCCTGACCACCGATGTCTCTATAACGGCGGAGATGCTTCAGAGTGCGCTTAAGGAATCGGTTGATCTATCGTTTAACAGAATAACCGTGGACGGAGACATGAGCACCAACGATACCGTTCTTATCCTCGCGACCGGTGGGGCGGGAAATCCTCAGATTAAGGAGAGGGATGAGGCCTACAATCAGTTCAGGAAAGGGCTGGATTACGTCACCGGAAAGCTCGCCAGGATGATAGTTGAGGACGGCGAGGGCGCCACAAAGTTCGTGACCGTTACGATAAAGGGAGCTCGAGATGAAAAGGAGGCCGAAATGGCCGCCCGCGCCGTGGCGGAATCACCGCTGGTTAAAACGGCCATCTACGGTATGGACCCAAATTGGGGACGGGTAGCGGCGGCGCTCGGATACTCCGGGGCGGTGTTCGATCCGGAAAAAGTGCAGATCTGGTTTGACGACCTACTGATCGTCGATAACGGCGTAGCGGCCGATTATGACGAGGAGGGGGCTAAGAGATTGTTCATGAAAAATAACCTCAGAATAACCGTCAACCTTAACGCGGGCGACGCGGAGGCCACGATCTGGACGTGCGATCTGACGGACGAATACATCAAGATAAACGCTTCGTATAGATCTTAA
- a CDS encoding Gfo/Idh/MocA family oxidoreductase, whose translation MPKDKIRVAFIGCGGNARGHGRRIAAQPDAEVVGICDVSEAAIQAFRGIDGVGAKVPAFTDHKEMLATVKPDAVVISTPHTLHFQQIMDSLDAGCHVLVEKPMVCTVEHARKVIAKVEETGKHLMIGYQRHFSPIYMYCRDVVQSGELGKVHFVAAHQSQNWYRSQKGKWRQDPALSGGGQLNDSGSHLLDILLWILETRPEEVFAMMDCLDTQVDILTAMTIRFDTGALCNISVVGHSVGRMHEDMTIWMENGTLFVRDGKLYREEQNTGMVEVTGDQLPKGGEKDRAFLDLVLGKAENAVDATNGLRVIQLTEAAWKSAETGKPVRLK comes from the coding sequence ATGCCGAAGGACAAAATACGTGTCGCCTTCATCGGATGTGGAGGAAACGCCCGCGGCCATGGGAGACGCATCGCCGCTCAGCCGGATGCCGAGGTCGTTGGGATCTGCGATGTCAGCGAGGCCGCGATACAGGCCTTCCGAGGGATCGACGGCGTGGGGGCCAAAGTGCCCGCTTTCACGGATCATAAGGAGATGCTCGCCACCGTCAAGCCGGATGCGGTGGTGATCAGCACCCCGCATACGCTTCACTTCCAACAGATCATGGATTCGCTCGACGCAGGATGCCACGTGCTGGTCGAAAAGCCGATGGTGTGCACGGTAGAGCACGCCCGCAAGGTGATCGCTAAGGTTGAGGAGACAGGTAAGCATCTGATGATAGGCTACCAGCGTCATTTCAGCCCCATATACATGTACTGCCGTGACGTCGTTCAGAGCGGTGAGCTCGGAAAAGTTCACTTCGTGGCGGCCCATCAATCTCAGAACTGGTATCGCAGTCAAAAAGGGAAATGGCGTCAGGACCCAGCCCTCAGCGGCGGCGGACAGCTCAACGACTCCGGCAGCCATCTGCTGGATATCCTCCTCTGGATTCTGGAAACACGGCCTGAGGAGGTCTTCGCGATGATGGACTGCCTCGATACACAGGTGGATATCCTGACGGCGATGACCATCAGGTTCGACACAGGTGCTCTGTGCAACATCAGCGTTGTCGGACACTCAGTCGGGCGCATGCATGAGGATATGACGATCTGGATGGAGAACGGAACGCTGTTCGTGCGAGACGGAAAGCTTTACAGGGAGGAACAGAACACAGGGATGGTGGAGGTAACCGGTGATCAGCTCCCCAAGGGTGGGGAGAAAGACAGGGCTTTTCTGGATCTAGTCCTCGGTAAGGCAGAGAACGCTGTGGATGCCACCAACGGACTTCGCGTTATCCAGCTCACCGAGGCGGCCTGGAAATCCGCTGAAACGGGTAAACCCGTCAGGCTGAAATAA
- a CDS encoding phospholipase D family protein, with amino-acid sequence MLGDQDTSSNVEFVITVPEPYGPELAFRARARTTLGVIIQLIAQAQHQIVIASPFIQLHENLESEPLAEALRAALGRGVDVDIVSTGSSLRALELSYLRQKAHGRLRLFQPRTNIEDERRLGSHAKFCLVDGRYAYIGSANLTGPGLSENLEMGVLIHGKIARQIAEFWNLLLNREFFVEIKTKD; translated from the coding sequence ATGCTTGGCGATCAAGATACCTCGTCAAATGTTGAGTTTGTTATTACCGTGCCGGAACCCTATGGACCAGAGCTTGCCTTCAGGGCTCGGGCACGTACAACACTTGGCGTGATCATTCAGCTGATTGCGCAGGCCCAGCATCAAATAGTTATCGCATCACCATTTATACAATTACATGAAAATCTTGAAAGTGAGCCATTAGCAGAGGCTTTGCGTGCAGCACTAGGAAGAGGTGTTGATGTTGACATAGTTAGTACTGGAAGCAGCCTGCGAGCGCTTGAGTTGAGCTATTTGCGTCAAAAAGCCCATGGGCGTTTGCGGTTGTTTCAGCCCCGAACTAATATAGAGGATGAACGACGGCTTGGATCACATGCTAAATTCTGCCTTGTTGATGGCCGATACGCTTATATCGGTAGTGCTAACCTAACAGGCCCAGGGCTATCGGAAAACTTGGAAATGGGAGTGTTGATTCATGGGAAGATAGCGCGGCAGATAGCGGAATTTTGGAATCTACTGCTCAATAGGGAATTCTTCGTTGAAATCAAGACCAAAGATTGA